Proteins found in one Oribacterium sp. oral taxon 102 genomic segment:
- a CDS encoding 5-formyltetrahydrofolate cyclo-ligase: MGKQEKRQEIREKREALPIDYREQASAGIAERLLMQPVFHQAERIFCYVSTEEEPSTWKILNAALRMGKQLSVPRCIPGRHEMEAVRIRSLTELEPGILGILEPRQGLPVIDAYRLELAIIPCISADRYGGRLGHGAGYYDRFLRGLRIQKYCLCFEALLSEQIPMYENDVRMDHVLTEKRIYPAFLVNTELKK, translated from the coding sequence ATGGGGAAGCAGGAGAAGCGGCAGGAGATCCGGGAGAAGCGGGAGGCACTGCCTATCGATTACAGGGAGCAGGCGAGTGCCGGGATAGCGGAAAGACTGCTGATGCAGCCGGTCTTTCATCAGGCGGAGCGTATTTTCTGTTATGTGAGCACAGAGGAGGAGCCCTCGACATGGAAAATCCTGAACGCTGCGCTTCGAATGGGAAAGCAGCTGAGTGTTCCACGCTGCATTCCGGGGCGGCATGAAATGGAGGCAGTGCGTATCCGCTCTCTTACGGAGCTGGAGCCGGGTATACTCGGTATTCTCGAGCCGCGGCAGGGGCTTCCCGTCATAGATGCTTATCGGCTGGAGCTCGCAATCATTCCCTGTATTTCCGCGGATCGCTATGGCGGACGGCTCGGACATGGTGCAGGATATTATGATCGTTTCCTGCGGGGGCTTCGGATACAGAAATACTGCCTCTGCTTCGAGGCGCTGCTTTCGGAGCAGATTCCGATGTATGAAAATGATGTCAGGATGGATCATGTCCTTACCGAGAAGCGCATTTACCCTGCTTTTTTGGTAAATACAGAACTAAAAAAATAA
- a CDS encoding YcxB family protein — protein sequence MRYQFHFRNTAGNLLRMALYTTYTSFLGVINAVFTAAMGVLTIYAFRQNRFLLLSLGVLLFLFFPVFQPLLIYFRMKRNLDKVKEETVLSFDERQIYVKQGEKNESHGWAEISSVVKRPWQIALYMGAQHGFVIPDSALGEKKEEFYRFAFASVKAANLKAEKK from the coding sequence ATGCGATATCAATTTCATTTCAGAAATACAGCCGGAAATCTGCTGCGGATGGCGCTGTATACGACCTATACCTCTTTTCTGGGCGTGATTAACGCCGTATTCACCGCTGCGATGGGCGTGCTCACGATCTATGCTTTCCGGCAGAACCGTTTTCTGCTCCTGTCGCTTGGCGTGCTGCTTTTCCTCTTCTTTCCGGTCTTTCAGCCGCTGTTGATTTACTTTCGGATGAAACGAAACCTGGATAAGGTGAAGGAGGAAACAGTGCTGTCCTTTGACGAGCGGCAGATCTATGTGAAGCAGGGGGAGAAGAATGAGAGTCACGGCTGGGCGGAGATCAGCTCCGTTGTGAAGAGACCCTGGCAGATCGCGCTCTATATGGGAGCGCAGCACGGCTTCGTGATTCCCGATAGCGCACTTGGAGAGAAGAAGGAAGAGTTCTATCGCTTCGCATTTGCCTCTGTGAAGGCGGCGAATTTGAAGGCGGAGAAGAAATGA
- the pepT gene encoding peptidase T — MDILERFISYAGIDTQSDETSGTHPSSEKQFALARVLERELRELGAAEVRLTEQCYVYARIPSNLAGEEASSTPAVGFIAHMDTAPAASGKAVKPRLVSAYDGGEIELGHGETLSPRIFPQLRDAIGQDLLVTDGSTLLGADDKAGVTEIMELVKYLMEHPERKHGEIRIGFTPDEEIGEGADFFDVTGFGAEVAYTVDGGTLGEIEYENFNAASAVLEIKGVNVHPGSAKGKMVNAVLLAMEFNALLPDCTPANTEGYEGFFHLCELSGNECAAKAQYIIRDHDRERFEEKKRIFTAAAERLNAKYAATDASLRVTVKDSYYNMKEKVEPFLYLISAAENAFRRCGVMPRIVPIRGGTDGARLSYEGLPCPNLSTGGGNYHGIYEYLNVDSAKKMVEVLVVLCEELIGKKQ; from the coding sequence ATGGATATTTTAGAGCGTTTTATTTCTTATGCGGGGATTGATACGCAGTCGGACGAGACATCCGGTACGCATCCCTCCAGCGAAAAGCAGTTTGCGCTGGCGCGTGTGCTGGAGCGGGAGCTGCGGGAGCTGGGCGCTGCAGAGGTTCGGCTCACGGAGCAGTGCTATGTTTATGCGCGGATTCCCTCCAATCTGGCGGGGGAAGAGGCGTCATCCACTCCGGCGGTCGGCTTCATTGCCCACATGGATACCGCGCCGGCGGCGAGCGGGAAGGCTGTGAAGCCCAGGCTGGTATCTGCCTATGACGGCGGGGAGATCGAGCTGGGACACGGAGAAACTCTTTCGCCGCGCATCTTCCCGCAGCTTCGCGACGCCATCGGGCAGGATCTGCTCGTGACGGACGGCAGTACGCTGCTTGGGGCGGACGATAAGGCGGGCGTGACGGAGATCATGGAGCTCGTGAAGTACCTTATGGAGCATCCGGAGCGGAAGCACGGGGAGATCCGGATCGGCTTCACGCCGGATGAGGAGATCGGAGAGGGCGCAGACTTCTTCGATGTCACGGGCTTCGGTGCGGAGGTCGCTTATACCGTGGACGGCGGCACGCTGGGTGAGATCGAGTATGAGAATTTCAACGCTGCCTCCGCCGTACTGGAGATAAAGGGCGTCAATGTGCATCCCGGCTCCGCGAAGGGAAAGATGGTCAATGCCGTGCTGCTCGCGATGGAGTTCAATGCACTGCTGCCGGACTGCACCCCGGCGAATACGGAGGGCTATGAGGGCTTCTTCCATCTCTGCGAGCTGAGCGGAAATGAGTGTGCGGCGAAGGCGCAGTACATCATCCGGGATCATGACCGGGAGAGGTTCGAGGAGAAGAAGCGGATCTTCACAGCGGCGGCGGAGAGGCTGAATGCGAAATATGCGGCAACGGATGCGTCTCTTCGTGTGACAGTGAAGGACAGCTACTACAATATGAAGGAGAAGGTCGAGCCCTTTCTGTACCTGATTTCCGCGGCGGAGAATGCGTTTCGGCGCTGCGGCGTCATGCCGAGGATCGTTCCGATCCGCGGTGGCACGGACGGTGCTCGGCTGTCCTACGAGGGGCTGCCCTGCCCGAATCTCTCGACCGGAGGAGGGAATTATCACGGTATCTATGAGTATCTGAATGTCGATTCTGCAAAGAAGATGGTGGAGGTACTGGTCGTGCTCTGCGAGGAGCTGATCGGAAAGAAGCAGTAA
- a CDS encoding TRAP transporter substrate-binding protein: protein MRERRAFAALLSFLPLMLCLSGCGLLGRHASVPEYVFTYAENQTSDYPTTQGAKRFAELVRERTGGRIEIRVHPNAELGSEVSSVEQLRFGGIDFARVSLSTANVLSPKSIVLQMPYLYRDSAHMWSVLNGEIGQEIMASFDGSGVVPLSWYDAGVRNFYTVSRPIERPEDVSGLKIRVQENDLMQDMVRELGGIPVPLPYEDVYSALQTGSADGAENNWSSYEAMRHNEVAKYYTLDEHMRVPEMQIISQVTWDKLSDGDRRILRECAEESARYEQSLWQSRSDSAEEKVRGEGTVVIVPSPEEKLRFRQAMEPLYEKYCGPYMELIRKIEAVD from the coding sequence ATGAGAGAGAGGAGGGCGTTTGCCGCGCTCCTTTCTTTCCTGCCGCTCATGCTCTGTCTCAGCGGCTGCGGTCTGCTCGGACGGCATGCATCTGTCCCGGAATATGTGTTTACCTATGCGGAAAACCAAACGAGCGATTATCCGACTACGCAGGGGGCGAAGCGCTTCGCGGAGCTGGTACGGGAGCGGACAGGCGGCAGGATAGAGATTCGCGTGCATCCGAATGCAGAGCTGGGCTCAGAGGTGTCCTCGGTGGAGCAGCTTCGTTTCGGGGGGATAGACTTCGCGCGGGTTTCCCTTTCTACGGCGAACGTGCTCTCTCCGAAGTCAATCGTGCTCCAGATGCCCTACCTCTATCGGGATTCGGCGCATATGTGGAGCGTTCTGAACGGGGAGATCGGACAGGAGATCATGGCGTCCTTCGACGGCTCCGGTGTGGTGCCGCTCTCTTGGTATGATGCCGGCGTCCGGAATTTCTATACGGTGAGCCGTCCGATCGAGAGACCGGAGGATGTGTCAGGGCTGAAAATCCGCGTGCAGGAGAATGACCTGATGCAGGATATGGTGCGGGAGCTGGGAGGGATTCCGGTACCGCTTCCCTATGAGGACGTCTACTCGGCGCTCCAGACCGGCAGCGCGGACGGCGCGGAGAACAACTGGTCCTCCTATGAGGCGATGCGGCACAATGAGGTCGCGAAATATTATACGCTGGATGAGCATATGCGGGTGCCGGAGATGCAGATCATCTCGCAGGTAACCTGGGATAAACTCTCGGATGGAGACCGGCGAATTCTCCGGGAATGCGCGGAGGAGTCTGCCCGCTATGAGCAGAGCCTCTGGCAGAGCCGGAGCGATTCTGCGGAGGAGAAGGTACGGGGAGAGGGAACCGTCGTCATCGTCCCCTCTCCGGAGGAGAAGCTCCGCTTCCGGCAGGCAATGGAGCCGCTCTATGAGAAATACTGCGGGCCCTATATGGAGCTGATCCGGAAGATCGAAGCGGTGGACTGA